The DNA sequence AGAAATCATATCGTCTCCTATTGAAAAtaaacaacaacaagatcaaTCTAATGAAActgataaaataattattcaagatGATGGCATAGGCCTCGATGATCTCCCTGAGGAATTCTTCAAACCTAATCAAGAAGTTAAACCTAATCATGAGATAAAGGCGAGTAGTAGTTCTTGGAGTGATACCTCGACTACTAACACCAACAACTACCAAGGTTTCTACACATCTCATCTAGTGCCTCAAATGAACAAGCCTTATTATTTGAACATGAGTAGTGAGAGTGGTAATTGGGACCAAAGTAGTGATTACAACCAACAACCCTACCAATTTTGTTATACACCTCAATTAGTACCTAAACTTGCTTATCCTACTGATTATTATTTGGATTATAGTAGTGAGAGTGGTTGGGACCAAAGTAACAACAAGCAAGATGCACAAATGGTAACGACAACACATACATTTCCTATTCTCACTCACACTCCTGCGCCGGCTATAGAATATCAACAACAAGAAACTCTTTCAACTCGCAAACGAAAATCAACCTCTTCAAACCATGGTCGTTGGACTGTAAAAGAACACATGTAAGTAGTTATACACCTAAAATACTATATTATTGCTATTTACTTCTTAAACATGTATTATCAAAAACTAATAATGCTTAGTGTTTTATATTTGTAGGATTTTTTTACAAGGGATGAGTAAGTTTGGTTCTGGTAATTGGACAGAAATATCTACTTTACTTGGTGGTACAAGAACTCCAGTCCAAGTGGCTAGCCATgctcaaaaatattttaataaaatggagaaagaaaaacaaattgCAGAGACAACCTCTGagaataataagaagaaattaaataagagtataaatgatataagattAAGAGAAGATGGAACATTTTGTTTTCCAAACTCATTTCAAAACTGATTGTTTGATGAGGTACTGGCTCTAACCTAAATTgtccaaatatttttttagtcacATGTTACCTAAATTTGATGAGGTGtctataaaactatttttttttttaaataaaaaaataatattattatttttctttttcttttttttttctttgagggGTAGGGAGTCTCATTACAAGGTTCTTTGGGTTGATGTTGGCCAAAAACAGACGATCTGAATGGAGCTTCGGCACCGCGCGTGGAAGAGAACTAGATGGAGAGAGAGTGGGGGAAAAAGAGAAACAtagttttcttttaaatttcttagtatttttttttgttgttgaaattttagtgtaGAAAGAGAAACAtagttttcttttaaatttcttagtatattttttgttgttgaaattttagtgtataaatctattgtgtattatttatagtataaacgtgattttttttttttttttgtgaatatTTCAGATTTGGGTTTGTTGTTTATTTTGGTTTGATTTTTGTTCAAGTTTTTTTAGGTGTGGTTTGGATGTGAAAAATTTATTGTGGTGGTGATGGTGGGTAGTGAGGGTGGGTGGTGGGGAATGAAGAATCAtaaaatctagaaaaaaaaaaaaaagataagaagaagaacaacaataaagtgtaataaaagaaaaaaaaattatttatatttttcagttTATGAGTGTTGTTTTGCTTGCTTGAGTCTCCAGTTTTATGGGCTGGTTGGATTAGTATCTTTCATACAATAAAAATGTCTGCATCTTATTAGCTAGTCACCAGAAAAAGATGCAGAAAGAGTCAAAATGAGCAAAGTTCCTTGTGCAAGTTGTGTTGGGAGTCTCATGTACTCCATGGTGTGTTCTAGACCTAACGTAGCTCATGCTATGATTGTGGTCAACAAGTACATTTCAGACCCTGGCCCTGAATATTGGGAAACACTAAAATAGACAATGAGGTACCTGCAAGGTACTTTGAACACTAGAGTTGTGTTCAGTAAAGAGAACTAGTTCAAAGAAGAAATCACTGGCTATGTGAACTCATATTTTGCAGCAAAGCTAGACACTAGAAGGAGCCTAACATGATTTTTCAAGAGGAATACAAGGGAAACCAAAACACAAATTGCTACAAAAGGTAACCATTCTAATTCTAGAAACCCCACAAGAGGGCCAAGCTCTAATGGAGCTGCAGGAAAATAATTCTATTACTGCAAGAAGGAAGGCCACATTAGAGATAGTTATTTGGGTTTAAAGGCTAAACTGAAGATCAAAAATCATCACAAGTCCAAAAGGCATGGAGTTGTTAATGTTGATGACGACTTTGAGTCACTGATACACTTGTAGTGTCATATGATACACTTGTGATGTCTAGATCTAATAAGTATATGAATATTTCAGATCAAAAATGTTTCGTCGGATCGGAGCTCCGAGACCTGATCAACCTAATAAATAGATATTTTTGACATGCCTAGtctctagtatatatatatatatatatatatatatatcattagagcattgttattgggaTTTGGGCCTCAGTGGTGCCcaacacattttataaatggCATCTTACGATTGgttaacaatattttttaaaagttatttttttaaagctATATAGGACCCGATATCTAATTACATCAATAGTAGTACAATACTAATGAGAGTGGCAAACACTAATACACCTTGAAAAAATAGtttatattttaagtatattattgaaaaaatctcatttttttttcttttcgatttcagagagaggaagagagagtggggtccgatggtcggaccatggggtccgatgcagagagagtttgagggaaGGAGAGAGAATGAGTTTGAAttatgaggggggtatttttggggttttgaaaaaaatgtcatagtttttttagtttaaaaggttttggtttaagaataatttttttttaattttttaattatataaaatcaaatttcccttttgtgggggcttttctactattttggcctataattattatattaaaaaatttatatttaattttttaaaaggcaaTATTTTTGTTCGTGGTGGCTATAGCCCCCACATCAATCTTAATGGCTGAATAAATCTGTTCAAAAAGTTCAAGGCTGTAAGCGTTTCTTCCAAAAAATCCCACTCTAAAGTATCATAAGCCTTCCTTAGATCAAGTTTGATCATACAATTTGGTCTTGTGTTCTTCCTCCCGTATTGCTTTACCAAGTCTTGGCAAACCATGATGTTATAGGCTATATATCTACCTTGAATGAAACCACTTTAGTTTTGTGCTATCAGTTCAGGTAGTACTTGTCTCAGTCTAGTACATAGCATCTTAGTTGTCACTTTTTAAATAACATTGCAACATGCTACTGGCCCGAAGTCATTCACCGATTCGCGGCATTTCACTTTTGGAACAATAGTAACAGTTGTGGAGTTTAACTCTTTGAGCAATTTCCCTGTATCTAGAAAAGGGAGAACTGCTTCACATATGTCTTCCTTAACCATATCTCAATTATCCTAAAAGAAAAAGCTACTAAATCCATCTGGCCCTAGAGCCTTGCATCCCGGAATATCAAAAACAACTTCATTaacttccttaatatttattcaacATAAACTAATTCATTTTAtacttattaatattattttttggaatataaaaataccaagaaaGCCATCCATATTTTTATTGGGAGTTTCTCTGTTTTTTGACTTCATTATGATACATAATAATGAATAAGATTTTCATATAGAACCGAAATTCATGAAGCCAAAACCAGGAACATAGTAATCATCAATTAGAGCAAGTTTTTGAAATAAAAGATGTGAAAAATGAACAAGCTTCTTCTTGTTGATATCATTAAGAACAACACTATTGGGATCAAGCATTTGGTTATTGTCCATATCAAATCTGGTGCTAATAGTGGTCTAAAAATCCTCTGTGTGACTACTTGGTTTTCTTGATGTGGTAATCTTTTTGGTTTCAGTTTCGTATGGCATGCTAGAGAGACACTACTGCTCTGTTACAAATACATAAGATGGTtctttttgattaataaaactaaTGAAGGTATCTTATCTATAAACAAGACAATGATCAATGAAAccaaatcaacaacaaacacTGTAATGCAGCAAATATAAAACCAGTAACAAGATCTTTAAACAAGCATTAAGAACACACAAATTTAACAAGGTTTGAACAAGGTAATATCCACCGGCCAGAAAACAGCCACAACAATGGCTTTAGAGAATCTTTATTAGCTGATATTTAATGAGAGATTACAACAGTTCCAATTACACAATCTTGAGAAGCTTTGCTTCTGCAATTGAACTCACACCATTACATAACACTCAAGGGCAACTCATCTCTCTCTAAACAGCTCATAATTCTCTCTTTCTCACAATCTGTATTCCCTCGAAAAATTAACCCACAAACTTTAATCTAGTTGAGCCTTAAATAGCAATGTTGATTGAAGCTGGTGAGAAAGGCTCGATCACCAACTGTCATAACTGAAAGTTGGTTAATTCTGTTATGAGCAGTAGGGGTAGTTTAGGGACTTTGTTATTTGGCCAACACTTCAACACCTTCTTTAGTTTTATTTTCCTGCATAATACATTTCTTTAATTTACttgacaattaaaaattaaccaaAGTCCCATCTAATGGAAGATGTTGGAGATACAACACTCTTGACTGGCTATGAAAAAATATCACTAACTAACAACACAAACCAACTCACTCAATCTCAAGCAAGTAGAATTGTTTTAACATAAACTACTTTCATAATAACACAAATTTCTAAGACAAAAATACCCAAATCCCGTAAGTAATTGGAAGCTTCAAAAGGAGTTCATACACCTGTAATTGGGCGGAACATTTAAGCTCTGCAAATGTAACATAGGTTGATAAAGATAAAGGAGAAACTAATTTGTAATCTCAAACAATTGTGATTCATCCATTTGGGAAATATGGAACATAGATTGATAAAGATAAAGGAGAAACTAATTTGTTTGGTATATTAGACCAACAAAATCAGCAAGTAGTAGTATAGTACCATGAATGTATGAAAACTAAGAGAAGAATTTACTATCACCAATAATACAAAAAATGAGGATTATCAAACAGAATCAtcttatatataaacaaaattaacCTGACATTAAAAATTACCCAAATCCCATAAGTAATTGGAAGCTTCAAAAGGAGTTCATACACCTGTAATTGGGCGAAACATTTAAGCTCTGCAAATCATTCTCATTTCCACAacaaacacacaaaaaaaaaataagcttctttatttgaaattagggtttttttatttgaatacgTACCTCATCCCTGAACTCCAAAAACTATAGAAGAGTAATAAAGCTATTGCAGATCTAAAAACTCGAtttcaggaaaaaaaaataccatagaaCCCACCTCAGTCGCTCAAACCCAGTCGATCGATTTGTTGATCGAGCTTCTGGGCACATTCAAGATTGTTACTTTCTGGATTGGAATTTCATGGGTCAGTGAGAATCGTTTATAGGATTGGATTTGGAGTGGTATGGTGATTGGAGAGATTTGAATTTCTGCCTTCGATATTGAGACTCAGATTCTCATTGGGACCGTTTGAAAATAGTGTGAAATAAATTATGATTgatttcaaaaaacaaaaacaataaaggGCTCTTTTCacttttgtatttttaataaaCTTTTTTTGCAAAAATACGTTTATATTGAGAACTAACCacaattagattttattttgcaaaaataTGTATTTAGCCCAACCCATGAGTATAGAAACCCTAACACTATCTCTCTTCCTTCCTCACTCGCtatctcactatctctctgccTCTCTGCCTCTCTCACTCTCTTCTTGCTTGAGGACAAAGGTTGGGAAACTATTCGTCGTGGCGGTGGTGGAGGGTGATGGGGATGAATGACGGGGGGAACAGTGACAGACGATAGGGACTGGTATTTTTTTCTTcagctatttttttttgtcatgTTTACTTGTCCTAGGCTTGAACATAGTGTTGGATTAGGGATAATGGAAGGAGTCGATGCAAGGGCCTAGGGACGAATGGGATTGTCTTGAGGCAGTtgggttattttttttttcttcttgggtGAACAACGAAGTATCTAGGTAGTGGGGGTTGCAATTGGGAGGTGGGGCTCGAGGATTTGTGTGGCTCATTCTCAGACGATGGTGAGCTCTTTGTGGCAGGGAAGATGAAgtttttttacaatatttttcTAGTTTAGATTAATCAGTTCTttgtttgtcttttttttttttggatatttgCTTGATTTTGGCATTGTTAACCCTAAATTTTGTTAGTTATTTCAAcagtataatttttataaaatttgaaaatgagAATGTTAGATTAATATGATCTAAAGTAGGTGGGAGTCCATGCCATTTGATTACTTCTGCTCTCAAAATTATTGTGCAGGAAATATGTTTGATAAAATGTCTCAAAGAAATATTTAGTAAGAAATAATGATACCGTAATTTGAGGATACTCTTCCCCTACTTTTAGTAGTTCCAACTGTAGTAGAATGGATTTATAAATGATtttgctgattttttttattcatagaTTTCCATATATATTTCTGTTGATGCTTCTTTTAGTGatatttatgaaaatcactaattAATCTCTTCTTTATTTGTGGTTAAACACTTGTTGATACATTTTATTGAATGTCGTGATGTGAAATCTGGTATTGATTAGGTGGGGATGCTTGCCTTGTTATATGTTAAACAAGATCAAAGGTCCAAGATATTTATCATAACATTGTTGATATATTTCTCGTTTTCTTATTTATTACCTAATATCTATCATGTTTGGAGTGTCTTCGGTtcctattatttaaaaatatatttaaaattggtgCTGTAGCTATACGGAAATTATTGGAGAAATCCATATTCCCATGTGATTAAGGTGATCAGCTGAGGCAAGGTAGGAGAGAGTAGAGCAAATTATAGAGAGTTGATGAGGCCAATTGCAGTGATTGTATTATTTCTTATGAGTTTTAGCTATACCCATGTAGAGAAGTTGAGGTACTTTTATTATGtaatgaatttaaatttttaagattaGAAGCCAATCTTAGTGATTATCTTATGATGATTAGAATTTTTTCTTGAGCTATCAAATCTTGTACTATTTTATTGTGTgtaattgtatattttatttggGAAGATTTTTGTTATCAGCTATGCCATAATATTGgcatagaaattaatttttgtttattttgattGTGGTTATTATGGCAAACCAACCATCTCAATTCAAATATATTAAAGATGAAATAAAACTATACGTAACATCAGAAGATACAGAAAACAGATAGTAAGCTCAACTAGATTCACCATGTTGTATCTGTATGGTAATTCTAATATTGCACTACTATAACTTTCAAGTTCGCGGAATGGTCATTCCCAATAATGTTGGAATGATATGTAATGAGCTGAAGATAGATCTTAAATCAACAATCCTAAAAATAGAGTACCAAGGAAAAGACAACTACCCTCCATTCCACATAGAAGATGACCTCCAGTTTTACTTCTACAAGGAGTTGAAGAAAAAAGATTCAGATTTCACAAAGTACCCGTTGTGCTTTACAATGGAGAATAACCATATTGAGTCGACTATTTTTCCAACAagaagtacatatatatatatatatgaaaaatgatAACAACTATAGTATTATGTGAGTGTGAGTGTGTGTGAAATGGAAACATCTAGAAtttaatcttatatatatatatatgaaaaatggaaccaaatatcataaaaaatgGAAACAACTAACACTGAaacaaattatattaaaaatagaaacaactagCATTAAGAGTGTGCgaaaaatagaaacaactagTATCATTTGAGTGTGTGTGAGAAATAGAAACAACtagaatttatataaaaaaaatggaaacaaatatcataaaaaatgGAAAATAGAAACAAGTATTATAAAAATGGAAACAACTCACACTGCAaatgaaaacaagtaaaattaaaaatagaaacaactagTCTTATGTGAGTGTGAGTGATATGGAAACAACTATAATTTaagctcatatatatatatatatatgaaaacatAGAAACAAATATCAtcatatatgaaaaataaaaacaagtatCATAAAAATGGAAACAACTCACACTGAAAATGGAAACaagtaatattaaaaatagaaacaactagTCTTAGTCTTATGTGAGTGTGAGTGATATGGAAACAACTAGAATTTaagctcatatatatatatatgaaaacatAGAAACAAATATCAtcatatatgaaaaataaaaacaagtatCATAAAAATGGAAACAACTCACACTGAAAATGGAaacaagtaaaattaaaaatagaaacaactagTCTTATGTGAGTGTGAGTGATATGGAAACAACTAGAATTTAagctcttatatatatatatatatata is a window from the Cannabis sativa cultivar Pink pepper isolate KNU-18-1 chromosome 1, ASM2916894v1, whole genome shotgun sequence genome containing:
- the LOC133034937 gene encoding uncharacterized protein LOC133034937; this encodes MDDIVTTEIFFDENFNDGSTNWIPNHIFTHPNFSWKDVDLGLLDEFQFVENQQQQNHSDDANEIIIQDDGIGLDDIPKEFFEPNQEVEHDHETKKNSSSSSDLQRSITKELLEIKSSPIENEQQQDQSNEVSQIIIQDDGIGLDDLPREFFKPHQEVEPPHETKTNSSSLTDLQRSIIKELLEIISSPIENKQQQDQSNETDKIIIQDDGIGLDDLPEEFFKPNQEVKPNHEIKASSSSWSDTSTTNTNNYQGFYTSHLVPQMNKPYYLNMSSESGNWDQSSDYNQQPYQFCYTPQLVPKLAYPTDYYLDYSSESGWDQSNNKQDAQMVTTTHTFPILTHTPAPAIEYQQQETLSTRKRKSTSSNHGRWTVKEHMIFLQGMSKFGSGNWTEISTLLGGTRTPVQVASHAQKYFNKMEKEKQIAETTSENNKKKLNKSINDIRLREDGTFCFPNSFQN